One region of Fervidobacterium sp. genomic DNA includes:
- a CDS encoding phosphoribosyltransferase family protein, which yields MVILQGRQQQSYWNHLPENMKLLKLDFENEISNIIKLITNTCCIVCGTESKGHRLCEKCAEKVNSLSPAFLIHNNMRIYYYGLYKETLSDFIIAYKYNNHHSLSKEFSKMLYKAIVAHNISFEIVAYVPATKSAKKKRGYDHMKLIAKEFSKITKIPYINALIAVRETDQLTAKNRQEAVKGKFMLREDRSYIIKDRSVLLIDDVYTTGSTMREVFNILKRYGTKEVIPLVIAMNR from the coding sequence AATATGAAATTATTGAAGCTTGATTTTGAAAATGAAATATCAAATATTATTAAGTTAATCACAAATACATGTTGTATAGTCTGTGGTACAGAAAGCAAAGGTCACAGGCTTTGTGAAAAGTGCGCTGAGAAAGTAAATAGTCTCTCTCCTGCTTTCTTAATTCATAACAACATGAGGATATATTACTATGGACTTTACAAAGAGACGTTAAGTGATTTTATAATCGCGTATAAATACAACAATCATCACTCACTATCAAAAGAATTCTCTAAGATGCTTTATAAAGCAATAGTTGCACACAATATTAGTTTTGAAATTGTTGCTTACGTACCTGCAACAAAATCCGCGAAGAAAAAAAGAGGGTACGACCACATGAAATTGATAGCCAAAGAATTTTCCAAGATAACAAAGATCCCATACATCAACGCGCTTATAGCAGTTCGTGAGACAGATCAGTTGACAGCAAAAAACAGGCAAGAAGCCGTTAAAGGAAAATTTATGTTGCGTGAAGATAGAAGCTACATAATCAAAGATAGGTCCGTTTTGTTGATTGACGATGTTTACACTACAGGAAGCACTATGAGAGAGGTTTTCAATATTCTGAAAAGATATGGTACAAAAGAAGTAATTCCGTTGGTAATAGCCATGAACAGATAG
- a CDS encoding ABC transporter permease, with translation MKILRWEIKRNFRAFLLWTTFIVGIQFMYFALFPSFAGDDGLFSSKLQLLPKTFLRIFGVDRIDFSDILHFFSMQGQIWIFLFATFYLTRLASSIFVKEENEKTIEFILSRPISRKRYSIEKFVSVTFYLLTYDLVITFSILGMFNKYKVKPFDMGLFWKIAFSFWAVHIFMTAVGIIFSVISRRKATADTSTFFALGFFYVLSLIARVYEKYKYLRNITPFGIFDPAELIKGATFNKIAFLLVVLIYLGTLLFSIFYYERKDIYI, from the coding sequence GTGAAAATACTGAGATGGGAAATTAAAAGAAATTTTAGGGCATTTTTGTTATGGACAACGTTCATAGTTGGTATTCAGTTTATGTATTTCGCACTTTTTCCATCTTTTGCAGGAGACGATGGATTGTTTTCATCTAAACTTCAGCTACTTCCAAAGACTTTCTTAAGGATATTTGGCGTTGATCGGATAGACTTTAGCGATATTCTTCACTTTTTTTCAATGCAGGGACAAATATGGATTTTTCTCTTTGCTACTTTTTATCTAACAAGACTCGCTTCGTCAATATTTGTTAAAGAGGAAAATGAAAAGACAATTGAATTCATATTATCAAGACCTATAAGCAGAAAGCGATATTCCATTGAGAAGTTTGTCTCTGTAACATTTTACTTATTGACTTACGATTTGGTCATAACATTCTCTATTCTTGGAATGTTCAACAAATACAAAGTTAAACCTTTCGACATGGGGCTATTTTGGAAAATTGCATTTTCCTTTTGGGCAGTTCATATCTTTATGACGGCGGTTGGTATAATATTTTCTGTTATTTCAAGAAGAAAGGCAACAGCTGATACATCAACATTCTTCGCACTTGGGTTTTTTTATGTTTTATCGCTCATTGCCAGAGTTTATGAGAAGTACAAGTATCTACGAAACATAACTCCATTTGGAATATTTGACCCAGCAGAGTTGATAAAAGGCGCAACTTTTAATAAAATTGCCTTTTTGCTTGTAGTTCTGATTTACCTGGGAACTTTGCTATTTAGTATTTTTTATTATGAGAGAAAGGACATATACATTTAA
- a CDS encoding ABC transporter ATP-binding protein, which produces MEVEILEKKPLLTVRNLRTYFYTEDGVVKAVDGVDFDVYEGETLGIVGESGSGKSVTSLTILRLLDPKGKIEEGSEIIFSGKNLLELTDDEMRMIRGNEIAMIFQEPMVALNPVFTVGEQIMEAILLHQDVDKKTARQMAIDMLRKVGIPEPEKRVDEYPHELSGGMRQRAMIAMALSCRPKLLIADEPTTALDVTIQAQILELMKELQREYGMAIILITHDVGVIAENADRVVVMYGGKVMETADVKTLFKKPKHPYTWGLLNAIPRLDVEQDRLYSIPGMVPDPLHFPPGCRFSNRCEFKEEKCNLEMPGLVEVEPDHFSRCFFYKKVEEAQKYVKAGEGA; this is translated from the coding sequence ATGGAGGTGGAGATCTTGGAAAAGAAACCGCTATTAACTGTTAGAAATCTTCGGACGTATTTTTATACAGAAGATGGCGTTGTTAAGGCTGTTGACGGTGTGGATTTTGATGTATACGAAGGAGAAACACTTGGTATAGTGGGAGAATCTGGAAGTGGAAAGAGTGTTACATCACTCACAATTCTTAGGTTACTTGATCCAAAAGGTAAAATAGAGGAAGGTAGCGAAATTATTTTCAGCGGTAAGAACTTACTTGAATTGACCGATGATGAAATGAGAATGATCAGAGGCAACGAAATAGCTATGATTTTTCAGGAACCGATGGTTGCCTTAAACCCTGTTTTCACAGTTGGAGAACAGATAATGGAAGCAATATTGTTACACCAGGACGTGGATAAAAAAACTGCAAGGCAAATGGCAATAGATATGCTACGTAAAGTTGGTATTCCTGAGCCTGAAAAGCGTGTTGATGAGTATCCACACGAACTTTCAGGTGGTATGAGGCAAAGAGCGATGATAGCAATGGCACTTTCTTGTAGACCAAAACTATTGATTGCTGACGAACCAACAACGGCACTCGATGTTACTATCCAGGCTCAGATCCTTGAGCTTATGAAGGAGCTCCAAAGAGAATATGGGATGGCTATAATACTTATTACACATGATGTGGGGGTTATAGCAGAAAATGCTGATAGAGTTGTTGTGATGTATGGTGGAAAAGTTATGGAAACAGCAGATGTTAAAACATTATTTAAAAAACCAAAACATCCGTACACGTGGGGACTGTTAAATGCTATCCCCAGGCTTGATGTTGAGCAAGACAGATTGTATAGCATACCAGGTATGGTACCTGATCCTTTGCATTTTCCACCAGGGTGCAGATTTAGTAACAGATGTGAGTTTAAAGAAGAAAAGTGTAATCTCGAAATGCCCGGACTAGTTGAAGTTGAACCAGACCACTTCTCAAGGTGTTTCTTCTATAAGAAAGTCGAAGAAGCACAAAAGTATGTAAAGGCTGGTGAAGGTGCATGA
- a CDS encoding ABC transporter substrate-binding protein — translation MKKFVLLVLLVLSVTFFAATKVVFWHAMGGAQGETLNQIVKAFNESHPDIVVEAVYIGNYTALQQKLLAGAQAGQLPTISQAYANWTAKLLQSKIVEPLNKYMNDQKIGITKAEWEDVFKAFRDNCTWGNTVYAVPFNKSLYIFYYNATALSAAGITVPKSINELLYSSKALTKDKNKDGKPDVYGFAFRTTVDTFQIFLMMRGGDIVKYDAKSGRYVSAIDSPETREVLAFFKKLLDDKVAFAQGGYLNDIFGQGTVLMYIDTIAGRTYVEQSAKGKFQWAWAPVPVWKTRNVPFAGTDVIMFTTAKEEEKRAAWEFMKYLISPEVTAYWAVNTGYLPVRRAALQTTIWKQAAKSDPLLEIPLQQIDNAKMDPQLSVWTEIRNVVSTMFNDFINGKVDMETAIKKADAEIKKYLAEEYK, via the coding sequence ATGAAAAAGTTTGTACTTTTGGTGCTTTTAGTACTTTCAGTAACATTTTTTGCCGCAACGAAAGTTGTTTTTTGGCATGCCATGGGTGGTGCCCAAGGCGAAACACTGAATCAGATCGTGAAAGCTTTCAACGAATCGCATCCGGATATCGTAGTTGAAGCAGTTTACATAGGAAACTACACAGCTTTACAACAAAAACTTTTAGCAGGTGCGCAAGCCGGTCAACTCCCAACGATAAGTCAGGCATATGCAAATTGGACAGCCAAGTTATTGCAAAGTAAGATAGTTGAACCTTTAAACAAATACATGAATGATCAAAAGATTGGTATAACAAAAGCCGAGTGGGAAGATGTATTCAAAGCTTTCAGAGACAACTGCACGTGGGGTAATACTGTTTATGCTGTACCATTCAACAAAAGTCTTTACATATTCTATTACAATGCAACAGCCCTATCAGCTGCTGGTATCACCGTACCAAAATCAATAAATGAACTTCTTTACTCATCAAAAGCTTTGACAAAAGACAAAAACAAAGATGGAAAACCAGATGTATATGGCTTCGCATTTAGAACAACTGTTGATACGTTCCAAATATTCCTCATGATGCGCGGTGGAGATATAGTTAAGTACGATGCAAAGTCTGGAAGATACGTCTCTGCAATTGATTCACCAGAAACTAGAGAAGTGTTGGCATTTTTCAAGAAACTTCTTGATGATAAAGTGGCGTTTGCACAGGGTGGGTATCTGAATGATATATTTGGTCAAGGGACAGTTTTAATGTACATAGACACGATCGCAGGTAGAACTTACGTGGAGCAGTCCGCAAAAGGCAAGTTCCAATGGGCATGGGCACCTGTTCCGGTATGGAAAACAAGAAACGTACCATTTGCTGGAACTGATGTGATCATGTTCACTACTGCAAAAGAAGAGGAAAAGAGAGCAGCCTGGGAATTTATGAAATACCTAATTTCACCAGAAGTAACAGCCTACTGGGCAGTTAATACTGGATATCTACCAGTAAGAAGAGCAGCACTTCAAACAACGATTTGGAAACAAGCCGCTAAATCAGATCCGTTGCTTGAAATACCCCTCCAACAAATCGACAATGCAAAGATGGATCCACAACTCAGCGTCTGGACAGAAATCAGAAACGTTGTAAGCACGATGTTTAATGATTTTATAAATGGAAAGGTGGACATGGAAACAGCTATAAAGAAAGCCGATGCGGAAATCAAAAAGTACTTGGCCGAGGAATATAAGTAA
- a CDS encoding ATP-binding cassette domain-containing protein, which yields MNGSIVSEVKANRKKEQREVLLRIDNLVKYFPIRAGVFKRIVAWVKAVDGVSFEVYKGETVGLVGESGCGKTTVGMTLLRLYEPTSGRIIVSGEDTTHYFLPVWKAKNYVRKMYLERFKDSKFSPKDDVDAKYYEIFKSKGENGLMEYLLGNLKEKRFQFRRDIQIVFQDPYSSLDPRMRIKNILAEGPLAHGMIRKSQVIDKIGKALEEVGIHPTHMYRFPHEFSGGQRQRIGIARALLMNPKLIIADEAVAALDVSIRSQVINLMMDLQREHDLTYLFISHDLSLIKYISSRVVVMYLGKVVETARKKDLFDEPLHPYTKALMSAIPVPNPEFKKQRIILQGDVPSPVNPPKGCPFHPRCPVAKPICSNEKPVLKEIKEEHFVACHFPGSL from the coding sequence ATGAATGGAAGTATAGTCTCCGAAGTAAAAGCGAATAGAAAAAAGGAACAAAGAGAAGTTCTTCTTAGGATAGATAACCTTGTAAAATATTTTCCTATAAGAGCGGGAGTGTTCAAAAGGATTGTTGCGTGGGTCAAAGCTGTTGATGGCGTGAGTTTTGAGGTGTACAAAGGCGAAACTGTGGGTCTTGTGGGAGAATCTGGTTGCGGAAAAACAACTGTTGGTATGACTTTGCTTAGATTGTACGAACCAACATCTGGAAGAATAATTGTCTCAGGCGAAGACACTACACACTATTTCTTACCGGTATGGAAGGCTAAGAATTATGTCCGAAAGATGTATTTAGAAAGGTTTAAAGATAGTAAGTTTTCCCCTAAGGATGATGTCGACGCAAAATATTACGAGATTTTCAAAAGCAAAGGTGAAAACGGTTTAATGGAATATCTTCTTGGCAACCTAAAGGAAAAACGCTTTCAGTTTAGAAGAGACATACAAATAGTTTTTCAAGATCCATACAGTTCACTTGATCCGAGAATGAGGATCAAAAATATACTTGCCGAAGGTCCTTTAGCACATGGTATGATAAGAAAATCACAAGTAATAGATAAAATTGGCAAGGCACTCGAAGAGGTTGGTATACATCCAACACATATGTATCGTTTTCCACATGAATTTTCCGGAGGTCAAAGGCAAAGAATTGGAATCGCAAGAGCGCTCTTGATGAATCCAAAACTTATTATTGCCGATGAAGCCGTTGCTGCGTTGGATGTTTCAATAAGGTCGCAAGTAATAAACCTTATGATGGATCTTCAAAGAGAACATGACTTAACTTATTTGTTCATTTCACATGATTTATCTTTAATAAAGTACATATCAAGCCGTGTTGTAGTAATGTATCTTGGCAAAGTTGTTGAAACAGCACGCAAGAAAGATCTTTTTGATGAGCCATTGCACCCTTACACTAAGGCTTTAATGAGCGCTATTCCTGTGCCGAATCCCGAGTTTAAAAAACAGAGGATCATTTTACAAGGTGATGTACCAAGTCCTGTTAATCCACCCAAGGGGTGTCCATTCCACCCAAGGTGTCCCGTTGCAAAGCCAATATGTTCGAACGAAAAGCCTGTTTTGAAGGAAATAAAAGAAGAACACTTTGTTGCATGTCATTTCCCAGGGAGTTTATAA
- a CDS encoding ABC transporter ATP-binding protein, with protein MSEKFLEILNLTKFYGKRLAIKDITLHVSGGEIVGFIGPNGAGKTTTMRIALGFLKPTRGEIYLFSERLTRRNIAKLITKVGYVPGEVNYYGDVTVQKILEFYASFYNEFDSEYCEWLCKQFDVQLNKKFEELSLGNKKKVSIIQALAHKPRLLILDEPTNSLDPFVQKRLYNILENLKESGVGILLSSHVLNEVEKLCNRVVFIKDGKIVNPPLFNKATKKITLVTDSDSKIVENIENLFPEIVELNSQNSNLLIYFNGSTQRLVELLNLFKFKDILIEDLSLEDVFDKLYEE; from the coding sequence ATGTCTGAGAAATTTTTAGAAATTCTTAACTTAACAAAATTTTATGGAAAGAGATTGGCTATTAAAGATATTACCTTGCACGTTTCGGGTGGAGAAATTGTTGGTTTTATTGGACCAAATGGTGCTGGTAAGACAACTACGATGAGAATTGCCTTGGGATTTCTCAAACCGACAAGAGGGGAAATTTACCTATTTAGTGAAAGATTAACAAGAAGAAACATAGCCAAGTTAATTACGAAAGTAGGTTACGTGCCAGGTGAAGTTAATTACTATGGAGATGTAACTGTGCAGAAAATTTTGGAATTTTATGCTTCTTTCTACAATGAGTTTGATAGTGAATACTGTGAGTGGTTATGCAAACAATTTGATGTACAGCTAAATAAGAAATTTGAAGAACTTTCCTTAGGTAACAAAAAGAAAGTATCAATTATCCAAGCACTTGCCCACAAACCACGTTTATTGATACTTGATGAACCGACAAATTCGCTTGATCCTTTCGTGCAAAAGCGATTATACAACATTTTAGAAAATTTAAAAGAAAGCGGCGTTGGGATACTCTTATCTTCGCACGTGCTAAATGAGGTTGAAAAACTTTGTAACAGGGTTGTGTTTATAAAAGATGGAAAGATTGTCAATCCACCTTTATTTAATAAAGCCACAAAAAAGATAACACTTGTAACAGATAGTGATTCAAAAATTGTTGAAAACATTGAAAATTTGTTTCCAGAAATCGTCGAATTGAATAGTCAAAATTCGAATTTGTTAATTTATTTCAACGGTTCTACACAGCGATTGGTAGAATTATTGAATTTGTTTAAATTCAAAGATATCTTAATTGAAGATCTATCACTGGAAGATGTTTTTGACAAGCTTTATGAAGAATAG